From the Robbsia betulipollinis genome, the window CGGCGCAGGTCGAGCGGCGACACGGCGTCTTTTCCGAGATGACTGGCGATGGCAGCCAGGCTTTCGGCCTGGATCAGGGTGACCTGCCGGTTGCCGCCGACCCGGCCGTAGCGGTCGCCTTCGAGCCCGTTGCCCGCCCGCGCCGCGACGGTATCGACCACCCGCAACGGTTCGCGGCGTACCGCGCGCAGCCCCAGCCAGACGACCTTGCCCGGGTGCACGGGCGCCAGCATCAATTTCGCGATGGGGGATTCGGGATTCAGGGGCATGGTCTGGGCGGGCAGGGGATGGGTCGGATCCGATTCATGGATGATTCTAATACGTCGTTCGTGGACGGCGTGCGGTGCGTTGCCTGCTCGCCGCGCGGACGGCCGGCCCGACGCTGCCTTCAGCGCCGTGACGCCGGGAATGTTACGCAGCCCTGTCGTCTCCGGTGAAGTCCACGGCCAGATAACGCTCCACCAGGCACGACCAGAATGCCGCACCCACCACCAGGTTGGCGTCGTTGAAGTCGTAGTGCGGGTTGTGCAGCATGCTGCCCGCGTCGGCCAGGCCGTTGCCGATCCGCACCAGACAGCCCGGGCGGGCCTCCAGCATGTAGGCGAAGTCCTCGCTGCCGGTCAGACGGTCCATCTGTTCGACGACGTTCTCGGCGCCCACCAGTTCCTTGGCCACGGCGATGGCGAACGCGGTCTCGTCCGGCGCGTTGCGCACCACCGGGTAACCGGCGACGTAGTCGATCTCGGCCGTCACGCCGAAGCTCTCGGCCTGCGCCTCGGCGAGCGCGACGATGCGTTCCTTCAGCAGCGCGCGCACCGCCGGGTCGAAGGAGCGCACGCTCAGACCCAGCTGCACCTCGTTCGGAATGACGTTCAGCGCCTGGCCGCCCTGCAGTTTGCCGATGGTGACGACGGCGGTCTGGGCCGGGTCGATGTTGCGCGAGACCACCGTCTGCAATGCCATGATCAGGCTCGCCGCGGCCACCACCGGGTCGCGCGCCAGGTGCGGCCGGGCGGCATGGCCGCCGACGCCGCGCAGGGTGATGAAGACGCGATCGCCCGCCGCCATGAATTCGCCGCTGCGAAACAGCATCTGACCGCTCGGCTTGCCGGGGTGGTTGTGCATCGCGAACACGGCGTCGCAGGGAAAGCGTTCGAACAGGCCCTCGGCGAGCATGCGTTTCGCGCCGCTGTCGAAGCCGCGCTCCTCGGCGGGCTGGAAGATCAGATGGACGGTACCGTCGAAGCGGCGCGTGGCGGCGAGATGACGCGCCGCGCCCAGCAGCATCGTCGTGTGCCCGTCGTGTCCGCACGCATGCATGCGCCCCGGGGTCCGGCTGGCGTGCGCGAAGGTGTTGGCCTCGTGGATCGGCAGCGCGTCGAGGTCGGCGCGGATGCCGATCGCGCGGCGCCCGGTGCCCGCCGAGAGCGAGGCGACCAGACCCGTGCCGGCGATGCCGGTGCTGACCGCATAGCCATATTCGGCGAGACGCGCGGCGACGCTCGACGCGGTCGCGTGCTCCTCGAACGCGAGCTCGGGCGTCTGGTGGAAGTGATGCCGCAGCGCGACCAGATCGGCGTGGAGCGGCGCGACCTCGTCGAGCGTCGTGAAGCGGGGGGATGCGTGGGTGGCGGCTGTCATGCGAGAAGGCTCGAAAGTGGCGCCGGACCGGAGGCCGGCGCATGGGCGCGAGGGGAAGCGGCCGTGCCTGCCGCGGCGCGTGCCTCGGCGCGTGCCTCGGTTGCCTCGACGGCGACGGCGGGGCCTGGCGCCAGGATAAGCGAAGATCGGGCACGTTCAATGGCCGTTTATCGATTGCCCGACTCAGATTGCCTGACTCAGTCCGGG encodes:
- a CDS encoding MOSC domain-containing protein, which codes for MPLNPESPIAKLMLAPVHPGKVVWLGLRAVRREPLRVVDTVAARAGNGLEGDRYGRVGGNRQVTLIQAESLAAIASHLGKDAVSPLDLRRNIVTSGINLLALKARRFRIGDAILEASGECHPCSRMEEILGTGGYNAVRGFGGITARVIEGGTIGLSSVIVPID
- a CDS encoding M20 aminoacylase family protein; the protein is MTAATHASPRFTTLDEVAPLHADLVALRHHFHQTPELAFEEHATASSVAARLAEYGYAVSTGIAGTGLVASLSAGTGRRAIGIRADLDALPIHEANTFAHASRTPGRMHACGHDGHTTMLLGAARHLAATRRFDGTVHLIFQPAEERGFDSGAKRMLAEGLFERFPCDAVFAMHNHPGKPSGQMLFRSGEFMAAGDRVFITLRGVGGHAARPHLARDPVVAAASLIMALQTVVSRNIDPAQTAVVTIGKLQGGQALNVIPNEVQLGLSVRSFDPAVRALLKERIVALAEAQAESFGVTAEIDYVAGYPVVRNAPDETAFAIAVAKELVGAENVVEQMDRLTGSEDFAYMLEARPGCLVRIGNGLADAGSMLHNPHYDFNDANLVVGAAFWSCLVERYLAVDFTGDDRAA